From a region of the Candidatus Brocadia sp. genome:
- a CDS encoding GDP-mannose mannosyl hydrolase, which translates to MLEQSKFREIVKNAPLVSMDLIVRNQSNKVLLGLRKHSPAKSTWFVPGGRIWKDEKIDAAFRRITEGEVGIALDLKNARFLGVFEHLYKENFADEPDFGTHYIVIAYEIKLLAEHPALPLIQHSDYQWMSEKHLLQDTAVHPYTKDYFLQGKMADQHLRNLSDTDE; encoded by the coding sequence ATGTTGGAACAATCAAAGTTTCGTGAGATTGTAAAGAACGCGCCGCTGGTGTCAATGGACTTGATCGTAAGGAACCAGAGCAATAAAGTGTTATTAGGTTTGCGCAAGCATAGTCCTGCAAAAAGCACGTGGTTTGTCCCGGGCGGTCGTATCTGGAAAGACGAAAAGATTGATGCGGCATTCAGGCGAATTACTGAGGGTGAAGTGGGAATAGCTCTTGACCTGAAAAACGCACGTTTCCTCGGAGTATTTGAACATCTCTACAAAGAAAACTTTGCCGACGAGCCAGACTTTGGGACCCATTACATTGTCATTGCCTATGAAATAAAACTCCTCGCCGAACACCCTGCATTGCCATTGATACAACACAGCGATTACCAATGGATGTCAGAAAAACACCTTCTTCAAGATACGGCAGTTCATCCTTATACAAAAGACTATTTTCTGCAAGGCAAAATGGCGGATCAACATCTTCGCAATTTGTCTGATACGGATGAATAG
- the larE gene encoding ATP-dependent sacrificial sulfur transferase LarE, producing the protein MNTEEKLNNLRDTIKALESVVVAFSGGVDSSLVAKVCYDVLGDKSIAVTARSETYPEYEYEEAKKIAKEIGIPHLTIDTSELGIDGFAQNPPNRCYFCKSELFGKLKVIAREKGYKYVADGANLDDTGEYRPGLDAAKELEVRSPLKESGLRKADVREISKYLKLSSWDKPPYACMSSRFPYGNAITEEKLAIVAAAENYLRSIGLRQFRVRHHDTIARIEVLPEDIPALLQNGKRKELVKKFKEIGYKYVTIDMEGYRSGSMNEVLTQQKEKG; encoded by the coding sequence ATGAACACGGAAGAAAAACTGAATAATTTGAGAGACACGATAAAGGCCTTAGAAAGTGTGGTGGTGGCTTTCTCCGGAGGTGTGGATAGTTCCCTGGTAGCAAAAGTATGTTATGATGTGCTTGGAGACAAGTCCATTGCTGTCACTGCACGGTCAGAGACGTATCCTGAGTATGAATACGAAGAGGCCAAAAAGATTGCCAAAGAAATTGGTATTCCTCATTTAACCATCGATACCAGCGAACTAGGCATTGACGGATTTGCCCAAAATCCTCCCAACCGATGCTATTTCTGCAAATCGGAATTATTTGGGAAACTCAAGGTGATTGCCCGGGAAAAAGGCTATAAATATGTTGCAGATGGAGCGAATCTTGATGATACAGGTGAATACAGACCGGGTCTGGATGCAGCAAAAGAACTTGAAGTACGTAGCCCCTTAAAAGAAAGTGGCTTGAGAAAGGCCGATGTTCGCGAGATATCGAAATACCTGAAACTTTCCAGTTGGGACAAACCCCCCTATGCATGCATGTCTTCCAGATTTCCTTATGGAAACGCAATAACCGAGGAGAAATTGGCGATCGTTGCCGCGGCAGAAAATTATCTGCGGAGTATCGGACTGCGACAATTTCGTGTCAGACATCACGATACCATTGCACGAATTGAGGTGTTGCCGGAAGATATCCCTGCACTCTTGCAGAATGGTAAGCGCAAAGAACTTGTTAAAAAATTTAAGGAAATTGGTTATAAATATGTCACTATCGATATGGAAGGCTACCGGAGCGGGAGTATGAATGAGGTGCTTACACAACAAAAAGAAAAAGGGTAA
- the nadA gene encoding quinolinate synthase NadA produces MSTIIEKIKDLKAKRNAVILAHNYQRGDVQDIADFTGDSLGLSQQAANTKADIIVFCGVHFMAETASILCPDKMVLLPDEHAGCPMANMITLKQLKIKKSEHPQAKVVCYVNSTAAIKAESDICCTSSNAMKIVSSLPKDQEIIFIPDKSLGGYVASKLNRPMILWEGYCPTHHRILSEHIIILKSKHPNAKIVVHPECTPDVIALADHVASTTGIAKYCKETDAKEFIIGTETGILHRLKKENPQKTFYAISLLADCSNMKLISLEKVLWSLEDLVYQIQVPDNIAVKARTAIQRMLDLS; encoded by the coding sequence GTGTCTACCATAATAGAAAAAATTAAGGACTTAAAAGCAAAAAGAAATGCAGTAATCCTTGCGCATAACTACCAAAGGGGTGATGTGCAGGATATTGCCGATTTCACAGGCGACTCGTTAGGACTTTCCCAGCAAGCTGCCAACACAAAAGCAGACATTATTGTGTTCTGTGGTGTACACTTCATGGCGGAAACGGCGTCGATCCTTTGTCCTGATAAAATGGTACTATTGCCCGATGAACATGCGGGGTGTCCTATGGCCAACATGATTACGCTCAAACAACTTAAAATAAAAAAGAGCGAACACCCACAGGCCAAAGTCGTTTGTTACGTAAATAGCACCGCCGCTATAAAAGCAGAGAGCGACATATGCTGCACTTCTTCCAATGCAATGAAAATTGTATCATCGCTTCCAAAAGATCAGGAAATCATCTTTATACCGGATAAGAGTCTTGGGGGCTATGTAGCTTCCAAGCTAAATAGGCCTATGATACTTTGGGAAGGCTACTGCCCTACCCATCATAGGATATTATCAGAACATATTATTATTTTGAAGTCGAAACATCCGAATGCAAAGATCGTCGTTCATCCGGAATGTACGCCGGATGTTATTGCTTTGGCAGATCATGTTGCCAGTACCACTGGTATTGCCAAGTATTGCAAGGAAACCGATGCAAAAGAATTTATTATTGGTACGGAAACGGGCATTCTCCACCGTTTGAAAAAAGAGAATCCGCAAAAAACTTTTTATGCCATTTCGCTCCTCGCTGATTGCTCTAATATGAAGCTTATTAGTCTTGAAAAGGTGTTGTGGTCATTAGAAGATCTCGTTTACCAGATACAAGTACCCGATAACATTGCCGTAAAAGCACGGACGGCTATCCAAAGAATGCTTGATTTGTCATAA
- the thrS gene encoding threonine--tRNA ligase, with amino-acid sequence MVKITLPDGTKKEYKENITIGEIASNIGNRLGERALAGKAGGVLVDLNYPIKEDISLSVITEDTDEGLEILRHSTAHIMAQAVSRLFPGVKLGIGPTIENGFYYDFSLQHSLSEDDLRKIEEEMTKIIREDIRITRTELPRDMAIKKMEAAGQSFKTELIRDIEDETVSFYTQGDFTDLCRGPHIQRTAKAGIFKLLSVAGAYWRGKETNPMLQRIYGTAFFTQTELDKYLKFLEEAEKRDHRKIGRDLDLFSFHEEGGAGLTFWHPKGARIRNIIENFWREEHFKRGYEILYSPHIAKINLWKTSGHWNFYRESMYSPIEVDGQEYILKPMNCPFAVLMYKTKLHSYRDLPLRWGELGTVYRYERSGVLHGLLRVRGFTQDDAHIFCTPDQLEREILGVIDLAQFMLSSFGFHEYEIELSVRGKGEKEKYIGKDEVWEHAENALKIALEKKGLKYTRMEGEAKFYGPAIDIKVKDAIGRGWQGPTIQVDFNLPERFDVNYVGSDGFHHRVVMVHRTVLGAMERFVGCLIEHYAGDFPLWIAPVQVRILPITDAHIDYANKLQALLLTKNFRVECDASNAKINYKIREGTMGKIPYLLVVGDKEVEGGTVAVRSRKRGNEGTIAVEEFIRNIESEIREKR; translated from the coding sequence ATGGTTAAGATTACCTTACCTGACGGGACAAAAAAAGAGTATAAAGAAAATATAACCATTGGCGAAATCGCCAGCAATATCGGTAACCGTTTGGGCGAAAGGGCGTTGGCGGGAAAGGCTGGTGGTGTGCTTGTGGACCTGAATTATCCCATTAAAGAGGATATTTCTTTGTCAGTAATTACTGAGGATACAGATGAAGGCCTTGAAATTCTTCGCCATAGCACGGCGCACATTATGGCACAGGCGGTCAGCCGTCTTTTTCCTGGTGTAAAACTTGGGATAGGACCTACGATTGAAAATGGATTTTATTATGACTTCAGCCTCCAGCACAGCCTGTCTGAAGATGATCTCAGGAAGATTGAAGAAGAAATGACAAAAATTATTCGTGAGGATATCCGTATCACAAGGACGGAATTACCTCGCGATATGGCCATAAAGAAGATGGAAGCCGCCGGTCAGTCTTTTAAGACAGAACTGATTAGAGATATTGAAGACGAAACGGTGTCTTTTTATACGCAGGGAGATTTTACAGACCTTTGCCGTGGTCCGCATATTCAGAGAACGGCAAAGGCGGGAATATTTAAACTCCTGAGTGTGGCTGGCGCTTATTGGCGTGGGAAGGAAACGAATCCCATGCTGCAGCGTATTTACGGGACGGCATTTTTTACACAAACAGAACTTGACAAATATCTAAAATTTCTTGAAGAGGCTGAGAAACGCGACCATCGGAAAATAGGCAGGGATTTAGATCTTTTTAGTTTCCATGAAGAAGGGGGTGCGGGATTAACTTTTTGGCATCCCAAAGGGGCGAGGATCAGGAATATTATTGAGAATTTTTGGAGAGAAGAGCATTTCAAGCGCGGGTACGAAATTCTCTATAGCCCCCATATTGCAAAGATTAATTTATGGAAAACCAGTGGTCATTGGAATTTTTACCGTGAAAGCATGTATTCACCAATTGAGGTAGATGGGCAGGAATATATCCTAAAACCCATGAATTGCCCTTTTGCCGTGCTCATGTATAAGACAAAGCTGCACAGCTACCGTGATTTACCTTTACGATGGGGAGAATTGGGAACCGTGTATCGGTATGAAAGATCGGGTGTCTTGCATGGACTTTTACGGGTGCGGGGATTTACTCAGGATGATGCGCATATCTTCTGTACCCCAGACCAGCTGGAACGCGAAATCCTTGGAGTAATTGATCTGGCGCAGTTTATGCTTTCAAGTTTTGGATTTCACGAATATGAGATAGAATTAAGTGTCCGGGGCAAGGGAGAAAAGGAGAAATACATAGGAAAGGACGAGGTCTGGGAACACGCCGAGAATGCCCTGAAAATTGCCCTGGAAAAAAAAGGTTTGAAATATACACGGATGGAGGGTGAGGCAAAGTTTTATGGCCCGGCAATTGATATCAAGGTCAAAGATGCAATAGGACGCGGTTGGCAAGGGCCTACGATTCAGGTAGATTTTAACCTGCCTGAGAGATTTGATGTCAACTATGTTGGCTCTGATGGGTTTCATCATCGTGTGGTCATGGTGCATCGTACCGTTCTGGGAGCCATGGAACGTTTTGTCGGGTGCTTGATAGAACACTATGCAGGCGATTTTCCCTTATGGATTGCACCTGTTCAGGTAAGGATACTGCCAATTACCGATGCACACATTGATTATGCTAATAAATTACAAGCCCTGTTGCTTACAAAGAATTTTAGAGTAGAATGCGACGCGAGTAATGCAAAAATCAATTACAAGATACGGGAAGGCACTATGGGAAAAATCCCTTATCTCCTCGTTGTTGGGGATAAAGAAGTAGAAGGTGGCACCGTTGCTGTCAGAAGCAGGAAAAGGGGGAACGAAGGGACAATCGCTGTAGAAGAGTTTATCAGAAACATAGAATCTGAAATCAGAGAAAAAAGGTAA
- the infC gene encoding translation initiation factor IF-3 — protein sequence MIDENGVQVGVISKEEAIAKARSVELDLVEVAPDATPPVCRIMNYGKFKYKQKKKLHQKQHVVQLKELRLRPKTGDHDIQTKIRQARGFLENKDRVLISIMFKGRERAHTELGESILKQIADALEDIAKIEKDKISDERRMGIILSPK from the coding sequence TTGATAGATGAGAACGGTGTTCAAGTTGGTGTGATTAGTAAAGAAGAGGCTATTGCAAAGGCAAGGTCTGTGGAGCTTGATCTTGTGGAGGTTGCTCCTGACGCAACTCCGCCTGTTTGCCGGATAATGAATTATGGTAAGTTTAAATATAAACAAAAGAAAAAGTTACATCAAAAGCAGCATGTCGTACAGTTAAAAGAATTAAGACTGAGACCCAAAACCGGTGATCACGACATACAAACAAAGATCCGGCAAGCCAGAGGATTTTTAGAAAATAAAGATCGTGTTCTTATCAGCATAATGTTTAAGGGAAGGGAACGCGCTCATACAGAGCTAGGCGAGAGTATTTTGAAGCAAATTGCTGATGCACTTGAGGATATTGCTAAAATAGAAAAGGATAAAATATCCGATGAACGGAGAATGGGTATAATTTTATCACCCAAGTAA
- the rpmI gene encoding 50S ribosomal protein L35, whose protein sequence is MPKLKTHKGLKKRIKISAKGKVKRPKAGKGHLMSGKSGRRRAHLRKKTGVSSAFNKTMTRALRGS, encoded by the coding sequence ATGCCAAAATTGAAAACCCATAAGGGGCTTAAAAAACGGATAAAAATAAGTGCAAAAGGAAAGGTCAAAAGACCAAAGGCCGGGAAAGGCCATCTGATGTCTGGAAAGTCGGGAAGGCGGCGTGCACACTTGAGAAAGAAAACCGGGGTTTCCTCCGCCTTTAATAAGACTATGACAAGGGCTTTGAGGGGGTCTTAA
- the rplT gene encoding 50S ribosomal protein L20: protein MPRATKGCARKRSRKRLLNKTEGYWGGRGNLYRKAMETYIRAMVFSFRDRKARKRKFRELWISRISAAVRERGVSYSRFMQGLIKAKVDLNRKMLAEMAVNDKPAFDQLVEQVKAAM, encoded by the coding sequence ATGCCAAGAGCAACAAAAGGTTGTGCAAGAAAAAGATCAAGAAAAAGGTTGTTGAACAAGACGGAAGGCTATTGGGGTGGCAGAGGAAATCTCTACCGCAAGGCCATGGAAACCTATATTCGTGCCATGGTTTTTTCGTTTCGGGACCGAAAGGCCCGCAAGAGGAAGTTCCGGGAACTCTGGATTTCCCGAATCAGTGCTGCGGTCAGAGAGCGAGGAGTATCATATAGTCGTTTTATGCAGGGGTTGATTAAAGCAAAGGTAGATCTCAATAGAAAGATGCTGGCTGAGATGGCGGTCAATGATAAACCTGCATTTGATCAATTAGTCGAGCAAGTGAAAGCGGCAATGTAG